The Rhodobacter sp. genome segment CCTCTCCTGCCCGGCCTTAGCTCTGCCGCATCAACCGCTGAACAGGAGAGCCCCGTGGCTTACACCGAGAAATTCCAGGCCCTCGCCGATGCTGCCCAGGCACGCGTGCAGGGTGTCGCCCCCGCCGACGTCGCCGCGCTGATCGCCAGAGGTGCCGTCGCGCTGGACATCCGCGATCCCGACGAACACGCCAAGGGGCATATCCCCGGGTCCATCAACCTGTCGCGCGGCAAGCTCGAAATGAATGTCGAAAGCCTGCTGCCCGATCTTGAGACCGAGATCCTTTGCTACTGCAACGCCTACAACCGGGGCGCGCTGTCGGCGGCGACCTTGCAGGATATGGGTTACACGAACGCGCGCTTCATCGCGGGCGGCCTGAACGCCTGGAAGGCGCTGTAAGCCGAGGTATGCGTGGTCCTGGCCGACACAGTCGCGGCGCAGTCTGGCGCCGCCCTGTGGAACGGATCGGGACTTGGACGAGCCGGGACCCCCGGGGTTGCCGGCCCTTTTTCTGTCCTGATTGGAGGAAAGCGCCGATTGGGGTTCCATCCCCGGACGAGCCCCCCGGCGAGACCGTGTCTTTTCAAAAATGCGAAATCATGATTTAGTAACTCTGAATACCGACAACATCAGAAGAAAAAATCATGTTCAAAGCGATTCGGATTTCGAAACTCGTCGCCGCCTCGGTGCTCGCCTCGGGGCTTTTTGCGGGGGCCGCGATGGCCTCGGGGCCCGTGGTCGTCGATCCCGAGCCCGTGCTGGTCGCGCCGGCGCCCGCCGTCACCGATTGGTCGGGTTTTTACGGCGGCCTCAGCTATTCTGACGTCTCGGGTCGCGTGAACTACGTCAACGCCCCCGTTGCGGGCCCCGCGATGGTCGGCACCTCGGGCATGGGGGCCTTTGCGGGCTATAACTGGCAGCGCGGGAATGTCGTCTTTGGTGGCGAGCTCAACTACGTCGCGTTCGCGACGCCGATGGTGGGCTTTCCGACATCGAATCAGGAAAACCTGACCGAATTGCGCGCCCGCCTGGGCTATGCCCGGGGGCGCAGCATGGCTTACGGTTTTGTCGGTGCCGCGCGCTCGAACCTGCTGGACAATATTGGGAACAGGTTCAACCAGACGGGAACGGTGTATGGCCTGGGCCTGCAAGTCGCGCTCAGTCACAACATGTTCGTCGGGGTCGAGGTCGCGCGTCGCGATGTCCGGGGAACCACTGGGGCAAACACCGTTGGCACACTGCTCGATACGGTGTCGCTGCGGGTCGGCTATCAGTTCTGATCCACGCAATCAAAACCGCAACGGCCGCGTCAGGAAAGGCGCGGCCGTTTGCGTTTCAGGCCCGTTTGCCCACCAACGCCACGCCCAGCACGCCCAGCACCCGGGCTTCGATATCGGCGGCGGTCAGGCCGGCGGCTTGATACATCTGCTCGGGCGAGGCCTGGTCGATGAACACATCGGGCAGCACCATCGCGCGGAATTTCAGCCCGTTGTCGAACACGCCCTCATCCGCCAGAAGCTGCGCCACATGGCTGCCAAAGCCGCCGACCGCGCCTTCCTCGATGGTGATGAGCGCCTCGTGGTCGCGCGCCAGACGCAGGATCAGGTCGCGGTCGAGAGGCTTTGCAAACCGCGCGTCGGCGACGGTGGGGGCGATGCCTCGTGCCTCCAGCGACTCGGCGGCTTTCAGGACCTCGGCCAGGCGGGTGCCAAAGGACAGGATCGCCACGCGCGCGCCCTCGCGGATCACGCGGCCGCGGCCGATCTCCAGCGGGACGCCGCGTTCGGGCATCTCGACGCCCACGCCCTCGCCACGCGGAAAGCGGAACGCGATGGGGCCGGTGTCATGCGCGGCGGCGGTGGCGACCATGTGCACCAACTCGGCCTCGTCGGCGGCGGCCATGACGACCATGCCGGGCAGGTTCGCCAGATAGGCGACGTCGAAGCTGCCCGCATGGGTGGCGCCGTCCGCGCCCACCAGCCCCGCGCGGTCGATGGCGAAGCGCACCGGCAGACCCTGCAACGCCACGTCATGCACGACCTGGTCGTATCCGCGTTGCAGAAAGGTGGAATACATCGCGCAGAACGGCTTCAACCCGCCCGCCGCCAGCCCGGCGCAAAAGGTGACGCCGTGCTGTTCGGCGATGCCGACGTCGAAACAGCGTTGCGGAAAGCGTTCCGCGAACAGGTTCAGACCCGTGCCGTCGGGCATCGCGGCGGTGACGGCGACGATCTTGTCATCGGCCTCGCCTGCCTGGATCAGGGCCTGGGCGAAAACCTTGGTGTAGCTGGGCGCGTTCGAGGGCGCCTTGTGCTGCTTGCCGGTCAGCACGTCGAATTTCGCCGTCGCGTGCCCTTTGTCGGCGGCCAGTTCGGCGGGGCGATAGCCCTTGCCCTTGCGCGTCAGCACATGGATCAGTGTCGGCCCCGTGGCGCGCGCGTGCAGGGTGCGCAGCACCGCCAGCAGGCTGTCCATGTCATGCCCGTCGATCGGCCCGACATAGTTGAAGCCCAGCTCCTCAAACAACGTGCCGCCGACGGCCATGTGCTTCAGCATGTCCTTGGCGCGCCTGGCCCCCTCTTGCAGGGGGGGCGGCAGCAGCGCCAGGGCGCCCTTGGCGGCGGCCTTGAGGTCCTGCAAGGGCCGCTCGGCATAAAGCCGCGACAGATAGGACGACAGCGCACCGGTCGGCGGGGCGATGGACATCTCGTTGTCGTTCAGCACCACGAACAGCCGCTTGCCCAGATGGCCGGCGTTGTTCAACGCCTCGAACGCCATGCCGGCGGACATCGAGCCGTCGCCGATCACGGCGATGGCGTCGCCCAGCGCCGGATCGGGCGCGCCGCCCAGATCGTGCGCCACCTTGAACCCCAGCGCGGCGCTGATCGAGGTCGAACTGTGCGCCGTGCCGAACGGGTCATAGACGCTTTCCGCGCGCTTGGTGAAACCGGACAAGCCGTCCTTTTGCCTGAGCGTGCGGATGCGGTCGCGGCGGCCGGTCAGGATCTTGTGCGGATAGGACTGGTGCGAGACGTCCCAGATCAGCCGGTCGCGCGGCGTGTCGAACACCGCGTGCAGCGCGACCGTCAGCTCGACCACGCCCAGACCTGCGCCCAGGTGACCGCCGGTCTCGCTGACCGCGCTGATCGTCTCGGCGCGCAATTCGTCGGCGACCTGCTTCAACTGCGGGTCGCTCAGGCGCTTCAGATCGGCGGGGCTGGAGACGCGGTCCAGCAGCGGTGTGGCGGGTCGGTCTGACATGGGCCCTCCGGCTACTTGTCGCGGCTGATAACGAAGCGCGCGGCATCCCGCAAGGTCGCGGCCCGGTCTCCATAGGATGCCAGAGCGTCGCAGGCCTGTGAAGTCAACTCGGCGGCACGGGCGCGCGCGGGTTCCAGACCCAGCAGCGAGACAAAGGTTGCTTTCCCCGCCGCCGCGTCCTTGTTCAGGCGCTTGCCGGCCGTCGCCTCGTCGCCCTCGTGGTCCAGGATGTCGTCGGCGATCTGGAACGCCAGACCCAGGGCACGCGCGTAATCCGCCAGCGGCGCCGGATCGGCCCCCGCCAGAACCGGCCCCACGGTGCAGGACCAGCCGAACAACGCGCCGGTCTTGCCCTGTTGCAGATGCGTGATCTGCGCCAGCGTCAGCGGCTGCGCGGCCGTTTCGGCGGCGATGTCCAGCGCCTGCCCCAGCACCATGCCCTGCGCGCCGGCGGCGCGCGCCAGTCCGGCGACCAGGGGCGCGCTGCCTGTCCCGGCGGCCAGTTCAAAGGCCAGGGCCTGCAAGGCGTCGCCGGCCAGGATCGCCGTGGCCTCGTCATAGGCGACATGCACGGTCGGCCGGCCCCGGCGCAGATCGTCGTCGTCCATCGCGGGCAGGTCGTCGTGCACCAGCGAATACGCGTGCATCGCCTCGATCGCGGCGGCGGCGGTCAGCGCGGTGTCGCGCGCCACGCCGTGCAATGCGCCGCTTTCCAGAACCAGGAAACCGCGCAGGCCCTTGCCGCCGACCAGCGCGTGACCCATCGCGGCGCGCACCCGGCTGTCGGGCAGCGCGGCCAGGGCCGTGTCCAGCCGCCCGGACACGGCCCTGGCGGCGGCATCCAGAGCGGCGGTAAAGCTCATTGCGCGTCGAAAGGCGCGGTGCCCGAGGGCTGACCGTTTTCCGCCAGCGTGATCTGTTCGATGCGCGCCTGCGCCTGCGCCAGCTTGGCCTCGCAGTGCCGCTTCAGATCGGCGCCGCGTTCATACAGCGCGATGGACTTGTCCAGATCGACATTGCCGCTTTCCAGCTGGCCGACCACCTGCTCCAATTCCTTGAGCGCCTCTTCAAAGGACAATTCGCCGACCTGTTTCATGCGCCCCGCTCCATCAGCACCTTGACATGCGCGGCGGTCGAGGCCGCCAGCGCGTCGAGGTTATACCCCCCTTCCAGCGCACTGACCACCCGGCCGCCGGCGTGCGTGTCGGCCAGATCGCAAATGCGCCGGGTGATCCAGTCGAAATCCTCGACCCCAAGGGCCAGTTGCGCCAGCGGGTCGTCGCGATGCGCGTCAAAGCCCGCGGACACCAGGATCAGCTCGGGCGCAAAGGCGTCCACGCGGGGAAAGACCTGCGCCTCCCAGGCGGCGCGAAACGCGGGGCCGTCGGTGCCGGGGGGCAGTGGCAGGTTCAGCACGGTGCCCAGGGCGCCGGTTTCGTCCGCGCGCCCGGTGCCCGGCCACAGCGGAAACTGGTGGCTGGACACGAACAGCGCGCGCCCCTCGGACCACAGCAGATCCTGCGTGCCATTGCCGTGGTGCACGTCGAAATCCAGCACGGCGACGCGCCGCAATCCGTGATGATCCAGCGCGCGTTTCGCGGCGATGGCGACATTGCCGAACAGACAGAACCCCATGGGCTTTGCCGTTTCCGCGTGGTGCCCCGGCGGGCGGATCGCGGCAAAGGCATTGCGCCCCTCGCCCGCGATCACCGCATCCAGCGCCCCCAGCAATGCGCCCAGGCCGTTCAGCGCCGCGTCCCAACTGCCCGAGGACAGCCAGGTGTCCGCATCGAGCTGCACCTGACCCAGCACCGGCACTGCGTCGCGGATCTGGTCCACATAGCTTTGCGGGTGGCAACGCAACACTTCCGACACCGGCGCGGGCGGGGCCTGGCGGCGGTCGAGCGCGGCGAACCCGGGGTCATCCAGGGCCGAAAGGATCGTGCGCAGTCGGTCCACCCGTTCCGGGTGCCCCTCAGGGGTGACATGGGTCAGACAGGCGGGATCGGTAAAGAACAGGGTGCTCATGGCAGCAGGCTAAACGCGCAATCGGTGGCCTTCAAGCCTCAGCTCCACGGGCCGCCATAGTCGCGCCGCGCGCGCCGTGGCGCCGGCCGGCCGGTGTCGCCCATCTCGCGCGCAAGCGCCTCGAGGGCAGCGATGCGGTTTTCCGTGTTCGGGTGGGTCGAGAACAGCTTGTCCCGCGCGCCGCCGTGCAGCGGGTTGATGATGAACAAATGCGCCGAGGCCGGGTTGCGTTCCGCCGTCGGGTTGTCGATCCGTTCGGCATAGGCCTGGATCTTGCGCAGCGCGTCGGCCAGCCACAGCGGATGACCGCAGATCTGCGCACCGATGCGGTCGGCCTCGTATTCGCGCGAGCGTGACACCGCCATCTGCACCAGCGCGGCCGCCATCGGTGCCAGAAACATCACCGCGATCATGGCAATGGGATTGGACCGCTCGCGATCGCCGCCGCGAAAGAAGAAGGCAAAGTTCGCCAGCATCGAGATCGCCCCCGCGAACGTCGCGGTCACGGTCATCGTCAGCGTGTCGTAATTGCGGATATGGGCCATCTCGTGCGCGACGACGGCGGACACCTCGTCCCGGCTGAGCCGCTGCATCAGGCCCGTGGACACCGCGACCGCCGCGTTGTCGGGGTTGCGCCCGGTGGCAAAGGCATTGGGCTGGTCGCTGTCGATCACATAGACCGCCGGTGTCGGCAGTTGCGCGTTCTGCGCCAGTTCCATGACGATCTGCTGCAATTCGGGCGCGGTATGGGCATCGACCGGGCGGGCGTTGTGCATCCTGAGCACCGCCTTGTCCGAATTCCACCAGGTCAAGGCGTTCATGCCCGCCGCGATCACCAGCGCGATCAACGCGCCGGCCTGCCCGCCGATGACATAACCCACCGCCAGAAACAGGCCGGTCATCGCGGCCATCAGGATCCCGGTCTTGACGTAGCCCATGGCTTACCTCCGTCTCTGACCGCTGATATGGGGCGGCTCAGCCCTGCTGCAAGATCACAGCAGCCCTTCGGCGCGGAACAACGCCAGCACATCGGCGCGGGG includes the following:
- a CDS encoding rhodanese-like domain-containing protein, with amino-acid sequence MAYTEKFQALADAAQARVQGVAPADVAALIARGAVALDIRDPDEHAKGHIPGSINLSRGKLEMNVESLLPDLETEILCYCNAYNRGALSAATLQDMGYTNARFIAGGLNAWKAL
- a CDS encoding porin family protein; translated protein: MFKAIRISKLVAASVLASGLFAGAAMASGPVVVDPEPVLVAPAPAVTDWSGFYGGLSYSDVSGRVNYVNAPVAGPAMVGTSGMGAFAGYNWQRGNVVFGGELNYVAFATPMVGFPTSNQENLTELRARLGYARGRSMAYGFVGAARSNLLDNIGNRFNQTGTVYGLGLQVALSHNMFVGVEVARRDVRGTTGANTVGTLLDTVSLRVGYQF
- a CDS encoding 1-deoxy-D-xylulose-5-phosphate synthase, which produces MSDRPATPLLDRVSSPADLKRLSDPQLKQVADELRAETISAVSETGGHLGAGLGVVELTVALHAVFDTPRDRLIWDVSHQSYPHKILTGRRDRIRTLRQKDGLSGFTKRAESVYDPFGTAHSSTSISAALGFKVAHDLGGAPDPALGDAIAVIGDGSMSAGMAFEALNNAGHLGKRLFVVLNDNEMSIAPPTGALSSYLSRLYAERPLQDLKAAAKGALALLPPPLQEGARRAKDMLKHMAVGGTLFEELGFNYVGPIDGHDMDSLLAVLRTLHARATGPTLIHVLTRKGKGYRPAELAADKGHATAKFDVLTGKQHKAPSNAPSYTKVFAQALIQAGEADDKIVAVTAAMPDGTGLNLFAERFPQRCFDVGIAEQHGVTFCAGLAAGGLKPFCAMYSTFLQRGYDQVVHDVALQGLPVRFAIDRAGLVGADGATHAGSFDVAYLANLPGMVVMAAADEAELVHMVATAAAHDTGPIAFRFPRGEGVGVEMPERGVPLEIGRGRVIREGARVAILSFGTRLAEVLKAAESLEARGIAPTVADARFAKPLDRDLILRLARDHEALITIEEGAVGGFGSHVAQLLADEGVFDNGLKFRAMVLPDVFIDQASPEQMYQAAGLTAADIEARVLGVLGVALVGKRA
- a CDS encoding polyprenyl synthetase family protein; amino-acid sequence: MSFTAALDAAARAVSGRLDTALAALPDSRVRAAMGHALVGGKGLRGFLVLESGALHGVARDTALTAAAAIEAMHAYSLVHDDLPAMDDDDLRRGRPTVHVAYDEATAILAGDALQALAFELAAGTGSAPLVAGLARAAGAQGMVLGQALDIAAETAAQPLTLAQITHLQQGKTGALFGWSCTVGPVLAGADPAPLADYARALGLAFQIADDILDHEGDEATAGKRLNKDAAAGKATFVSLLGLEPARARAAELTSQACDALASYGDRAATLRDAARFVISRDK
- a CDS encoding exodeoxyribonuclease VII small subunit, producing the protein MKQVGELSFEEALKELEQVVGQLESGNVDLDKSIALYERGADLKRHCEAKLAQAQARIEQITLAENGQPSGTAPFDAQ
- a CDS encoding histone deacetylase family protein, which gives rise to MSTLFFTDPACLTHVTPEGHPERVDRLRTILSALDDPGFAALDRRQAPPAPVSEVLRCHPQSYVDQIRDAVPVLGQVQLDADTWLSSGSWDAALNGLGALLGALDAVIAGEGRNAFAAIRPPGHHAETAKPMGFCLFGNVAIAAKRALDHHGLRRVAVLDFDVHHGNGTQDLLWSEGRALFVSSHQFPLWPGTGRADETGALGTVLNLPLPPGTDGPAFRAAWEAQVFPRVDAFAPELILVSAGFDAHRDDPLAQLALGVEDFDWITRRICDLADTHAGGRVVSALEGGYNLDALAASTAAHVKVLMERGA
- the htpX gene encoding zinc metalloprotease HtpX, with protein sequence MGYVKTGILMAAMTGLFLAVGYVIGGQAGALIALVIAAGMNALTWWNSDKAVLRMHNARPVDAHTAPELQQIVMELAQNAQLPTPAVYVIDSDQPNAFATGRNPDNAAVAVSTGLMQRLSRDEVSAVVAHEMAHIRNYDTLTMTVTATFAGAISMLANFAFFFRGGDRERSNPIAMIAVMFLAPMAAALVQMAVSRSREYEADRIGAQICGHPLWLADALRKIQAYAERIDNPTAERNPASAHLFIINPLHGGARDKLFSTHPNTENRIAALEALAREMGDTGRPAPRRARRDYGGPWS